One Malus domestica chromosome 11, GDT2T_hap1 genomic region harbors:
- the LOC103440620 gene encoding nudix hydrolase 26, chloroplastic, producing the protein MDICCRFGLLNSALHLPPLSILSRPPYLFPSFPTCPPKLAKFSHLPLLRRNPIIYTRTTLLCTSSQSSSSTAMEAPPQGYRRNVGICLINDSKKIFAASRLDIPSAWQMPQGGIDEAEDPRSAAVRELREETGVKSAEILAQAPYWLTYDFPPEVREKLRHQWGSDWKGQAQKWFLLKFTGKDDEINLLGDGSEKPEFGEWSWMSPEQVVDHAVDFKKPVYKEVLASFAPYLQ; encoded by the exons ATGGATATATGCTGCCGATTCGGATTGCTTAATTCTGCACTCCATCTTCCCCCTCTATCGATTCTCAGCAGGCCTCCTTATCTATTTCCATCCTTCCCAACTTGCCCTCCTAAACTCGCTAAATTTTCGCATCTGCCACTCCTCCGCCGGAACCCCATTATTTATACCAGAACCACACTCCTGTGTACCTCTTCccaatcttcttcttcaacgGCAATGGAAGCGCCTCCCCAAGGTTATAGAAGGAACGTCGGCATCTGCCTCATCAATGATTCGAAAAAG ATTTTTGCTGCTTCGAGGTTGGATATTCCCAGTGCGTGGCAAATGCCGCAG GGCGGTATTGATGAGGCTGAAGATCCAAGAAGTGCAGCCGTCAGGGAATTGAGAGAGGAGACAGGAGTTAAATCAGCAGAAATTCTTGCACAG GCACCTTATTGGTTAACTTATGATTTCCCACCAGAAGTTAGGGAAAAACTCCGGCATCAGTGGGGATCAGATTGGAAGGGCCAAGCACAGAAATG GTTTCTTCTTAAGTTCACCGGGAAGGATGACGAAATCAATCTTTTAGGTGATGGAAGTGAAAAACCTGAGTTTGGGGAGTGGTCATGGATGTCACCTGAACAAGTAGTTGATCAC GCTGTGGACTTTAAGAAGCCTGTTTAcaaggaagttcttgcatcttTTGCACCCTATCTTCAATAG